A region of Esox lucius isolate fEsoLuc1 chromosome 3, fEsoLuc1.pri, whole genome shotgun sequence DNA encodes the following proteins:
- the LOC105030782 gene encoding procyclic form-specific polypeptide B1-alpha isoform X2, with protein MDLRPLGSSPSLAEPEPMKPTVHDPEPMKPGVHDPWPGRQGFPEPEPIPSSVPEPEPDPSGVMETRAVPSGVPEPMSDPSSKYGLVEVRSPEPPTTEHKAFYASADVCTVSVPS; from the exons ATGGACCTTCGTCCATTAGGCTCTTCACCTTCCTTGGCAG AACCTGAGCCGATGAAACCCACCGTCCACGATCCTGAGCCAATGAAGCCTGGCGTCCACGACCCTTGGCCAGGGAGACAAGGCTTCCCGGAACCCGAGCCGATCCCGTCCAGCGTCCCGGAACCCGAGCCGGACCCATCCGGCGTTATGGAAACCCGAGCAGTTCCGTCTGGCGTCCCGGAACCCATGTCAGACCCATCCAGCAAATACGGTCTTGTTGAGGTCAGGTCGCCAGAGCCCCCTACCACG GAACACAAAGCCTTCTACGCCTCCGCCGATGTCTGCACGGTCAGCGTTCCCTCCTAG
- the LOC105030782 gene encoding protein TsetseEP isoform X1 yields the protein MDLRPLGSSPSLAEPEPMKPTVHDPEPMKPGVHDPWPGRQGFPEPEPIPSSVPEPEPDPSGVMETRAVPSGVPEPMSDPSSKYGLVEVRSPEPPTTYRNTKPSTPPPMSARSAFPPRTL from the exons ATGGACCTTCGTCCATTAGGCTCTTCACCTTCCTTGGCAG AACCTGAGCCGATGAAACCCACCGTCCACGATCCTGAGCCAATGAAGCCTGGCGTCCACGACCCTTGGCCAGGGAGACAAGGCTTCCCGGAACCCGAGCCGATCCCGTCCAGCGTCCCGGAACCCGAGCCGGACCCATCCGGCGTTATGGAAACCCGAGCAGTTCCGTCTGGCGTCCCGGAACCCATGTCAGACCCATCCAGCAAATACGGTCTTGTTGAGGTCAGGTCGCCAGAGCCCCCTACCACG TACAGGAACACAAAGCCTTCTACGCCTCCGCCGATGTCTGCACGGTCAGCGTTCCCTCCTAGGACCCTGTAA